In Chitinibacter sp. SCUT-21, a single genomic region encodes these proteins:
- the ftsX gene encoding permease-like cell division protein FtsX yields MKAWFRSHTLAFTRSVGGLFRQPIGSLLNLLVIGITAAFPLALWLIVSSVAGISKNISVEPQLSVFMLPSAESAQVAALQNKLENDPRLKVVQFVAKDEALKKLQSQFGSADLLAGMTDNPLPDAFILQAKDNSPQALEAIKTELASQTGVEEVQLDSEWAHRLARITELGQNLFEVVLVMLGAALVLITGNAIRMQILTRKDEIEVAKLIGATDAFIRRPFIHSAVVQGIVGGLFAVAIVWGAVAHINPTISALAQSYGQQFALKTPDLLTIIVVCATIALLCLIGALIAVGRHLRQYR; encoded by the coding sequence ATGAAAGCCTGGTTCCGCTCCCACACCCTCGCCTTTACTCGCTCGGTCGGCGGCTTGTTTCGCCAACCGATCGGCAGCCTGCTCAACCTGCTAGTGATCGGCATTACCGCCGCTTTTCCGCTGGCGCTATGGCTAATCGTCAGCAGCGTGGCAGGGATTAGCAAAAATATCTCAGTTGAGCCGCAATTGTCGGTGTTTATGCTGCCGAGCGCCGAAAGTGCGCAAGTGGCCGCGCTGCAAAACAAGCTGGAAAACGATCCACGCCTAAAAGTGGTGCAATTTGTCGCCAAAGACGAAGCGTTGAAAAAGCTGCAAAGCCAGTTTGGCTCGGCTGATTTACTGGCGGGCATGACTGATAACCCACTGCCTGACGCGTTTATCTTGCAAGCCAAAGACAATAGCCCGCAAGCGCTGGAAGCGATTAAAACTGAGCTCGCCAGCCAAACCGGCGTTGAAGAAGTGCAGCTTGATTCCGAATGGGCACACCGCCTCGCGCGTATTACCGAGCTGGGGCAAAACCTGTTTGAAGTGGTGTTGGTGATGCTTGGCGCGGCCTTGGTGCTGATTACCGGCAACGCGATTCGGATGCAGATTTTAACGCGCAAAGATGAAATCGAAGTCGCCAAACTGATCGGCGCCACCGACGCCTTTATCCGCCGCCCCTTCATTCACAGCGCCGTGGTGCAAGGCATCGTCGGAGGGCTGTTTGCCGTCGCCATCGTCTGGGGGGCAGTCGCGCACATCAACCCAACAATTAGCGCGCTCGCGCAATCGTACGGCCAGCAATTTGCGCTAAAAACGCCTGATCTGTTAACGATCATCGTCGTGTGCGCAACGATTGCCCTGTTGTGCCTAATCGGTGCGCTGATCGCAGTGGGGCGGCATTTGCGGCAGTATCGATAA
- a CDS encoding transcriptional regulator: MTFHAKTMLTIVTEALLENDLVELFEERKIRGWTIVAARGKGAHGEKRGSFDANENIQLEVIVDTASAEALAEEIMARFGEHYALVQWLSEVRVLRANKF, translated from the coding sequence ATGACATTTCATGCCAAAACCATGCTGACTATTGTAACGGAAGCGTTGCTAGAAAATGATCTGGTAGAACTCTTTGAAGAGCGAAAAATACGCGGGTGGACCATTGTTGCTGCGCGCGGTAAGGGTGCGCATGGCGAGAAGCGGGGCAGTTTTGACGCGAATGAAAACATCCAGCTCGAAGTGATCGTTGATACCGCGAGTGCCGAAGCCTTGGCAGAAGAAATTATGGCGCGTTTTGGTGAGCACTATGCTTTAGTGCAATGGCTCTCTGAGGTGCGTGTTTTGCGGGCCAATAAGTTTTAA
- a CDS encoding DedA family protein, translating into MEQWLQSLLGHSSEIALLVLFVIVLAESTAIVGLLIPGTVLMFSLGALVGNGQIDFWSACAVGFIAALLGDGLSYLLGSRYRSQLHRLPIIRPHRRLLIQARLVLRHHGPIGIFVGRFLGPTRPVLPMVAGMLSMPSRRFWPACTLACLLWTPTYLMPGILAGAAIGLASHGTFSFPMLLTLAAICLGLLVWLGSQALRFVLKQRSISKMPRHVSWGSLSSAAACSVAAWQILIHPLAPSYGARVWQVLS; encoded by the coding sequence ATGGAACAGTGGTTACAAAGCTTGTTGGGGCATTCCAGCGAAATTGCACTTTTAGTGCTTTTTGTGATTGTGTTAGCCGAATCAACGGCCATTGTGGGTTTACTGATTCCCGGCACCGTATTGATGTTTAGTCTGGGCGCCTTGGTGGGCAATGGGCAAATTGATTTTTGGAGCGCCTGCGCAGTCGGCTTTATTGCCGCCTTATTGGGCGACGGTCTTTCTTACTTGCTCGGTTCTCGCTATCGCAGCCAATTGCATCGCCTACCAATTATCCGCCCACACCGTCGATTACTCATCCAAGCCAGACTCGTTCTGCGTCATCATGGCCCTATCGGGATTTTCGTCGGTCGTTTTTTAGGCCCGACCCGTCCTGTGCTGCCAATGGTGGCGGGCATGCTATCCATGCCCAGTCGTCGTTTCTGGCCCGCCTGTACTCTCGCCTGCTTATTATGGACACCCACCTATCTGATGCCAGGCATCTTGGCCGGCGCGGCCATTGGTCTAGCGAGCCATGGCACCTTCTCTTTCCCAATGCTGCTCACCCTAGCGGCAATCTGTTTGGGCTTATTGGTTTGGCTTGGGAGTCAGGCATTGCGATTTGTGTTAAAGCAGCGCTCAATCAGCAAAATGCCACGACATGTAAGCTGGGGTTCACTTAGTAGCGCCGCGGCTTGTAGCGTTGCGGCATGGCAAATTTTAATCCACCCATTGGCGCCAAGTTACGGAGCCCGTGTTTGGCAGGTATTAAGCTAA
- the rsmD gene encoding 16S rRNA (guanine(966)-N(2))-methyltransferase RsmD, producing the protein MSAQHKNQVRIIGGQYKRRLLKFPDSLALRPTPDRVRETVFNWLGQDLTGQVCLDLFSGSGGLGFEAASRNAKKVVMVEMAKPVHAALKANAQMLGANHVDVILSDAERYLARNTLQFDLVLLDPPFATPLLGKVLPQVVPFLAEDARVYIECAEWPDLSGWEILREGKAGTVKYAVLCRASVCDQKISAEIAE; encoded by the coding sequence GTGTCAGCACAGCATAAAAATCAGGTGCGTATTATTGGCGGTCAATATAAACGCCGACTTTTGAAGTTTCCTGACTCTTTGGCCCTGCGCCCAACGCCCGATCGCGTGCGCGAAACGGTGTTCAATTGGCTAGGGCAAGACCTGACCGGGCAGGTGTGTTTGGATTTATTTTCTGGCAGCGGAGGCCTTGGCTTTGAAGCGGCCAGCCGCAATGCCAAGAAAGTGGTGATGGTGGAAATGGCCAAACCGGTGCACGCAGCGCTGAAAGCCAACGCGCAAATGTTGGGGGCGAATCATGTGGATGTGATTTTGAGCGATGCCGAGCGCTATTTGGCGCGCAATACGCTGCAATTTGATTTGGTGTTGCTCGATCCGCCGTTTGCCACGCCTTTACTGGGCAAAGTGTTACCGCAAGTCGTGCCTTTTTTAGCTGAAGATGCGCGCGTGTATATTGAATGCGCCGAGTGGCCCGATCTGAGCGGCTGGGAAATTTTGCGTGAAGGCAAAGCCGGAACCGTTAAATATGCCGTATTATGCCGCGCATCGGTCTGTGATCAAAAAATAAGCGCTGAGATTGCAGAGTAA
- a CDS encoding YfhL family 4Fe-4S dicluster ferredoxin has product MALMITDECINCDVCEPECPNSAISQGEEIYVIDPNLCTECVGHYDEPQCQQVCPVDCIPLDPDHKESKEELNQKYLIISGQA; this is encoded by the coding sequence ATGGCTCTGATGATTACGGACGAGTGCATCAACTGCGATGTATGCGAACCAGAATGTCCCAATAGCGCGATTTCTCAAGGCGAAGAAATCTATGTAATCGACCCTAATCTGTGTACCGAGTGCGTAGGCCACTACGACGAGCCACAGTGCCAGCAAGTTTGCCCAGTTGACTGTATTCCGCTTGACCCGGATCACAAAGAAAGCAAAGAAGAATTGAATCAGAAATATCTGATTATTTCAGGTCAAGCTTAA
- a CDS encoding GntR family transcriptional regulator translates to MDPAVVTDRKLLALAPELASPQPLAVQFFQKLKIAITAGYWLPDEALPSVAQFSELFSIPHDVVQKAFDQLIKDSWLMLNTQQEYLVTPKIDQPVSRLSNFSDLLRSRGFKAGSVWLRREVTEPNMDELWRLKLQTGAKVSRLQRLRTANEVVVGYESTSLPANIVPNPDEIGSSLYQYMHDKQLIIAKAVEEIDAFSCDSAMAELCGFELGKALLRLTRVSFLPNGRAIELTYSYFRSDYYRYVVEFND, encoded by the coding sequence ATGGATCCGGCTGTCGTGACCGATCGAAAACTGCTGGCGCTGGCCCCTGAGCTCGCCTCTCCGCAACCTCTTGCGGTGCAGTTTTTCCAAAAACTGAAAATCGCCATCACCGCAGGCTATTGGTTGCCTGACGAAGCTTTGCCATCGGTTGCTCAATTTTCAGAGTTGTTTTCGATTCCGCATGATGTGGTGCAAAAAGCGTTTGATCAGCTGATTAAAGACAGTTGGCTGATGCTTAATACGCAGCAGGAATATTTAGTCACGCCAAAAATTGATCAACCTGTTTCACGCTTAAGTAATTTTTCTGACCTATTGCGGAGCAGGGGTTTTAAAGCCGGATCGGTGTGGCTGCGGCGTGAAGTAACTGAGCCAAATATGGACGAGCTATGGCGGCTCAAGTTGCAAACGGGGGCAAAGGTCAGCCGCTTACAACGGTTACGCACGGCCAATGAAGTTGTGGTTGGCTACGAATCTACCAGTCTACCTGCGAATATTGTCCCAAACCCCGACGAGATAGGCTCATCGCTATACCAGTATATGCATGATAAGCAACTCATTATCGCCAAAGCAGTTGAAGAAATTGACGCCTTTTCCTGTGATAGCGCTATGGCAGAACTGTGTGGTTTTGAGCTTGGAAAAGCGCTACTGCGTTTAACTCGCGTGAGTTTTCTACCCAATGGGCGGGCGATTGAGCTGACGTATTCTTACTTCCGTAGCGATTATTATCGATACGTGGTTGAGTTTAATGACTGA
- a CDS encoding tetratricopeptide repeat protein, whose amino-acid sequence MGQFNLRAQIKQTLDIAKTLVHSNPSESIRIALQAKGRAEMLGRGDLETEAALVELMAYRAMPQTPPEQIEAAALATIALAQRHQQDDIWIEAMNTHADILYGTNQFDAAMDYWLRLLEAGIDRDWPYARVVAYIGIGKLFWTFEDPQSCLAYSDKAQQEIKLINRIEPKVCLMINLAAYAYQRRQYYLAHQYLDQAEALLEGIAFCEYEPEIYYYRAYLRRAEGKLDVACELFKRALTLNGHTSNVWARAVAMIGLGELYLTMNMPHKAQYFMSQAMEMTLATPNIYRYLLMQAYEGLAKCYQATGQTELEFQHWGMHFDLADELLQHGMNQRLASFKRQSLQLRVHELEAV is encoded by the coding sequence ATGGGGCAATTCAATCTGAGGGCGCAAATCAAGCAAACGCTAGATATTGCGAAGACCTTAGTGCATTCAAATCCATCCGAATCTATTCGCATTGCTTTGCAGGCCAAAGGGCGTGCTGAAATGCTAGGTCGTGGAGATTTGGAGACCGAGGCCGCTTTGGTTGAATTAATGGCCTATCGTGCAATGCCTCAAACACCGCCAGAGCAAATTGAAGCCGCTGCATTGGCGACGATTGCGTTAGCCCAACGTCATCAACAAGATGATATTTGGATTGAGGCGATGAATACTCATGCTGATATTTTGTATGGCACCAATCAATTTGATGCGGCAATGGATTATTGGCTGCGCTTACTGGAGGCGGGGATTGATCGTGACTGGCCTTATGCTCGTGTCGTGGCGTATATCGGTATTGGGAAATTGTTTTGGACTTTTGAAGATCCTCAATCCTGTTTGGCCTATTCAGATAAAGCCCAGCAAGAAATTAAGCTGATTAATCGAATCGAGCCCAAAGTATGCTTAATGATTAATTTGGCCGCATATGCTTATCAGCGCCGACAATATTATCTAGCGCATCAATATTTAGACCAAGCAGAAGCTTTGTTGGAAGGCATTGCATTTTGCGAATACGAGCCAGAAATTTATTACTATCGCGCCTATTTACGGCGGGCTGAGGGCAAGTTAGACGTAGCCTGTGAGCTATTCAAGCGCGCATTAACATTGAATGGGCACACCAGCAATGTATGGGCTCGTGCGGTGGCGATGATTGGTTTGGGCGAGCTTTATTTAACGATGAATATGCCCCACAAAGCACAGTACTTTATGTCGCAAGCCATGGAGATGACGTTAGCTACGCCCAATATTTACCGCTATCTGCTGATGCAGGCGTATGAAGGGTTGGCGAAATGCTACCAGGCAACAGGACAAACTGAGTTGGAGTTTCAGCACTGGGGGATGCATTTTGATTTGGCTGATGAATTGCTGCAGCACGGGATGAATCAACGCCTAGCGAGCTTTAAACGCCAATCTTTGCAGCTCCGCGTCCATGAGCTTGAGGCAGTTTGA
- a CDS encoding GNAT family N-acetyltransferase has translation MTLPTLNTERLTLRALQDTDAPYLAELGGEWAVAGNTGRIPHPYTAAMAAEFIAACRDNQLAQREFIFAICANDVPHLLGCVGLSFEGDVAELGYWLGQPYWGQGFASEAARAVVQFAFQQLKMRRLTSDHLLRNPASGRVLAKLGFEFVGPRLVIWRDGQTCDLLQYQLNYADWATAQPTKDLYDSVSASQ, from the coding sequence ATGACGCTGCCCACTTTAAACACCGAGCGATTAACGCTGCGCGCATTGCAAGATACCGATGCGCCGTATCTAGCTGAACTCGGCGGAGAATGGGCGGTAGCGGGCAATACGGGGAGAATTCCTCACCCGTATACCGCAGCGATGGCGGCGGAATTTATCGCCGCTTGCCGCGACAATCAGCTTGCGCAGCGCGAATTCATCTTTGCGATTTGCGCTAACGATGTGCCGCATTTACTCGGCTGCGTCGGTTTAAGCTTTGAAGGCGATGTCGCCGAACTTGGCTATTGGCTCGGCCAGCCCTATTGGGGGCAAGGCTTTGCTAGCGAGGCCGCGCGCGCCGTCGTGCAATTTGCTTTTCAGCAGTTAAAGATGCGCCGATTAACGTCCGATCATTTGCTGCGCAACCCAGCCAGCGGCCGCGTGCTCGCCAAGCTGGGTTTTGAATTTGTTGGCCCGCGGCTAGTAATCTGGCGCGACGGGCAAACTTGCGATTTATTGCAATACCAATTGAATTACGCCGATTGGGCCACCGCCCAACCCACAAAGGATTTGTATGATTCAGTTTCAGCAAGTCAGTAA
- the ftsY gene encoding signal recognition particle-docking protein FtsY: protein MFSFFKKKKPVETVAEQDLSPAQPEVATGTAAETEAISSPNTETPAAPSAVAPEVLPSTPEPAKAAEQYIETDPARLEPVAQPQEKPKLSWTERLKLGLAKTRDKLGKSLASVFGGGQIDEDLYDELETVLLTADMGVDATQHLLKDVRERVSLKGLKDPQELKGALKDSLVELIEPLQVPLNVDGHKPFILMVAGVNGAGKTTSIGKLAKYFQSQGKSVLLAAGDTFRAAAREQLVVWGERNGVHVIAQESGDAAAVAFDAVNSAKARGIDVVIVDTAGRLPTQLHLMEEIKKVKRVVQKADPTGPHEVLLVLDANTGQNALAQTKSFDDALGLTGLVLTKLDGTAKGGVIAAIAKNRPVPLRFIGVGETIDDLRPFNAREYINALFE, encoded by the coding sequence ATGTTTAGTTTTTTCAAAAAAAAGAAGCCCGTTGAAACCGTAGCGGAGCAAGATTTAAGCCCAGCGCAGCCAGAAGTTGCCACGGGCACCGCTGCTGAAACCGAAGCGATCAGCAGCCCAAACACTGAAACACCCGCTGCACCAAGCGCAGTAGCACCAGAGGTATTGCCCTCCACGCCAGAACCAGCAAAGGCTGCAGAGCAATACATCGAGACCGACCCAGCTCGCCTTGAGCCTGTGGCGCAGCCGCAAGAAAAACCCAAGCTATCGTGGACCGAGCGCCTGAAACTGGGCTTGGCGAAAACGCGCGATAAATTGGGTAAAAGTTTGGCCAGCGTGTTTGGCGGCGGGCAAATCGACGAAGATTTGTACGACGAACTCGAAACCGTGCTGCTGACCGCCGATATGGGCGTGGATGCAACGCAACATTTGCTCAAAGACGTGCGCGAGCGCGTGTCACTGAAAGGGTTGAAAGATCCGCAAGAACTGAAAGGCGCGTTGAAAGACAGCTTGGTTGAATTGATCGAGCCGTTGCAAGTGCCATTGAATGTCGACGGTCACAAGCCGTTTATTTTGATGGTCGCCGGTGTCAACGGTGCGGGCAAAACGACGTCGATTGGTAAACTCGCCAAATACTTCCAAAGCCAAGGCAAGAGCGTTTTGCTGGCGGCGGGCGACACGTTCCGCGCCGCAGCGCGTGAGCAGCTGGTGGTGTGGGGCGAGCGCAATGGCGTGCACGTGATCGCGCAAGAATCGGGCGACGCGGCGGCGGTGGCGTTTGACGCAGTGAATTCGGCCAAAGCGCGCGGCATCGACGTGGTGATTGTCGACACTGCAGGTCGTTTGCCAACGCAATTGCATTTGATGGAAGAAATCAAAAAAGTAAAACGTGTGGTGCAAAAAGCCGACCCAACTGGCCCGCACGAAGTGCTGTTGGTGCTCGATGCGAACACTGGCCAGAACGCCTTGGCGCAAACCAAATCGTTTGACGATGCGTTAGGCCTGACCGGTTTGGTATTGACCAAGCTCGACGGCACAGCCAAAGGCGGCGTGATTGCTGCCATTGCCAAAAATCGCCCGGTGCCATTACGCTTTATCGGCGTGGGCGAAACCATTGACGATTTGCGCCCGTTTAACGCGCGCGAATACATCAACGCCTTGTTTGAATAA
- a CDS encoding sodium-dependent bicarbonate transport family permease, with product MQIDPVVLFFLLGLAAGIAKSDLKLPSALYDTLSVFLLLAIGIKGGLVLAKQPLLEILPQAALVIVMGFILPLLAYPILRVKLAQADAASVAAHYGSVSVVTFAVGVAYLTRLGVEYESQSTLFLVLLEMPALIVGVLLARLGGKEGQGKKASGHAWGKLMHEILLGKSMVLLMGGLLIGWFAGPEGIKPVDKLYLDLFKPVLTLFLLEMGLVVAGKIGVLRQQGVFILAIGIAIPLVFSWIGIGFGLMMGLSLGGLTLLATLAASASYIAAPAAMRMAVPQANPALSLGAALGITFPFNLLVGIPLYYQFAAAVA from the coding sequence ATGCAAATCGATCCCGTCGTTCTCTTTTTCTTGCTCGGCCTTGCGGCCGGTATCGCAAAATCTGATTTAAAGCTGCCAAGTGCCCTGTATGACACGTTATCGGTATTTCTATTGCTTGCGATCGGTATTAAGGGAGGCTTAGTTCTAGCGAAACAACCTTTGCTGGAAATTTTGCCGCAGGCCGCTTTGGTGATTGTGATGGGCTTTATTTTGCCTTTACTGGCGTATCCAATTTTGCGGGTGAAATTGGCGCAAGCTGATGCGGCCAGTGTTGCTGCGCACTACGGCTCGGTGTCGGTGGTTACTTTTGCCGTTGGGGTCGCATATTTAACGCGCTTAGGCGTTGAATATGAATCACAAAGTACTTTGTTTTTGGTGCTATTAGAAATGCCCGCCCTGATTGTCGGTGTGTTATTAGCGCGTTTAGGCGGCAAAGAGGGGCAGGGTAAAAAAGCATCGGGCCATGCTTGGGGCAAATTAATGCACGAGATTTTGCTTGGTAAAAGCATGGTGTTATTGATGGGTGGCTTGTTGATTGGCTGGTTTGCAGGACCAGAGGGAATTAAACCCGTCGATAAATTGTATCTCGATTTATTTAAACCCGTTTTGACCTTATTTTTGTTAGAAATGGGCTTGGTTGTGGCCGGTAAAATTGGCGTATTGCGTCAGCAAGGGGTGTTTATTCTGGCCATCGGTATTGCAATTCCATTAGTCTTTAGCTGGATCGGGATTGGCTTTGGTTTGATGATGGGCTTGTCTTTGGGCGGTTTGACCTTGTTGGCAACGCTAGCAGCCTCAGCAAGTTATATTGCCGCCCCTGCTGCTATGCGGATGGCGGTACCGCAGGCTAACCCGGCACTCTCGCTCGGTGCTGCATTGGGAATTACTTTCCCGTTTAATTTGTTAGTTGGTATTCCACTTTATTATCAGTTTGCCGCCGCTGTGGCCTAA
- a CDS encoding methyl-accepting chemotaxis protein, protein MNIRTRMMTGCSALLLLITLVAAVGFWSELEVRHDAQAILEHDVAVGRSALEIKYLLTRVRQKEKSLFISIGVSGEDGPEANKKELDEITSNLEKHISEFGQLKLSPEVRALQIQMPQQVSIYKQAVNGIYQQIIAGGITSASQADEQLIPFKKPLYDLKDAVDKAAEQAQQDELKAKADLEAQATWIHTTFISLVIFAGVLGAMITVWLARSILRPIEQIQREIALIESDHDLTRRIHYQGRDELGATAVTINQMLEALSNTLQQIQNRSVQVRTWSEHLANSSALVREGSAQQTENASEVAASLADITRNVGHVSDLSLNAQQLSAESGSSAQEGVKQIQHMVKDIGQIAVSIGHAAKSAEELDASSDRISGITAVIKDVADQTNLLALNAAIEAARAGEQGRGFAVVADEVRKLAEKTSQSALEITQMISAIQQSAKSMAQQMRESVSYVEGGQQIAQSAGASIEAISARTKQVVERIDEVSTALQEQSHSSQHVSSAVQQMSHMIADNTQVMFGVASTAQELGRLADDMHREIAKFKV, encoded by the coding sequence ATGAATATTCGTACCCGCATGATGACCGGCTGTTCAGCCCTATTGCTCTTAATCACATTAGTCGCCGCAGTGGGCTTTTGGAGTGAATTAGAAGTTCGCCACGATGCTCAAGCCATTTTGGAGCATGATGTCGCCGTAGGGCGCTCGGCTCTGGAAATCAAATACCTACTTACCCGCGTACGGCAAAAAGAGAAAAGCTTGTTTATCTCGATCGGGGTCTCCGGCGAAGATGGTCCAGAAGCGAATAAAAAAGAGCTCGACGAAATTACTAGCAATTTAGAAAAACACATCAGTGAATTCGGGCAACTCAAATTGAGCCCTGAAGTGCGTGCGTTGCAAATTCAAATGCCTCAACAGGTCAGCATATATAAACAAGCAGTGAATGGCATTTATCAACAAATCATCGCGGGCGGCATCACGAGTGCGAGCCAAGCGGATGAGCAATTGATTCCATTCAAAAAACCGCTATACGATCTAAAAGACGCGGTTGATAAAGCCGCGGAACAAGCACAACAAGATGAGCTAAAGGCCAAAGCCGATCTCGAAGCGCAAGCCACATGGATTCATACCACTTTTATTAGTTTGGTTATCTTCGCTGGTGTGCTGGGAGCGATGATCACGGTATGGCTAGCCCGTTCAATTTTACGCCCTATCGAGCAAATTCAACGAGAGATCGCATTAATCGAAAGCGATCATGATTTAACGCGTCGCATTCATTATCAAGGCAGGGACGAACTAGGCGCTACGGCGGTAACAATCAACCAAATGCTCGAAGCACTCAGCAATACCCTGCAGCAAATTCAAAACCGCTCAGTGCAAGTTCGCACCTGGAGTGAACATCTCGCCAACTCTTCCGCCTTGGTTCGTGAAGGCTCCGCGCAACAAACAGAAAATGCCAGTGAGGTCGCAGCCAGCTTGGCAGATATCACACGCAATGTTGGTCATGTTAGTGACCTTAGCCTCAATGCCCAGCAACTGTCTGCCGAATCTGGCTCGTCAGCACAAGAGGGCGTCAAACAAATTCAGCATATGGTCAAAGACATCGGTCAAATTGCCGTTTCGATCGGGCATGCTGCCAAATCAGCAGAAGAGCTGGATGCGTCCTCTGACCGTATTTCAGGCATTACCGCGGTCATCAAAGACGTGGCCGATCAAACAAATTTGCTCGCCTTAAATGCCGCGATTGAGGCTGCACGTGCCGGCGAGCAAGGACGAGGCTTTGCCGTTGTCGCCGATGAGGTGCGTAAACTAGCGGAAAAAACCAGCCAATCAGCCCTAGAAATTACGCAAATGATCAGTGCTATTCAACAAAGCGCCAAATCCATGGCTCAGCAAATGCGTGAATCTGTATCTTACGTAGAGGGTGGGCAGCAGATTGCGCAATCAGCGGGGGCGTCGATCGAAGCGATTAGTGCACGGACCAAACAAGTAGTTGAGCGCATTGATGAGGTGAGCACAGCATTGCAGGAACAATCGCACTCTAGTCAGCATGTATCGAGTGCGGTGCAACAAATGTCACACATGATCGCCGACAACACCCAAGTCATGTTCGGAGTAGCATCAACCGCCCAAGAATTAGGGCGTCTTGCCGACGATATGCATCGCGAAATAGCCAAATTTAAAGTTTAA
- the ftsE gene encoding cell division ATP-binding protein FtsE, producing MIQFQQVSKSYPGGFDAIKNLSFEIPTGELVFLAGHSGAGKSTLLKLIAGIEKPSSGAVLLNGQNLARMSRGSLPFVRRHLGLIFQDHKILYDRSVFDNVRLPLDIIGFDYQEGRRRVLAALDKVGLAGKEKLNPISLSGGEQQRLCIARAVVHRPSILLADEPTANLDRDYAHDILELFKSFHQVGVTLVISAHDESLMADYGRRILRLKNGQFTA from the coding sequence ATGATTCAGTTTCAGCAAGTCAGTAAAAGTTACCCCGGCGGTTTTGACGCCATTAAAAATCTAAGCTTTGAAATCCCCACCGGCGAGCTGGTGTTTTTGGCCGGCCATTCGGGCGCGGGTAAATCAACGCTACTCAAACTGATTGCCGGCATCGAAAAGCCCAGCAGCGGCGCGGTGCTGCTCAATGGGCAAAATCTGGCGCGCATGAGCCGTGGCTCGCTACCGTTTGTGCGCCGCCATTTGGGACTGATTTTCCAAGATCACAAAATCTTGTACGACCGCAGCGTGTTCGACAATGTGCGCCTGCCACTCGATATTATTGGCTTTGATTATCAAGAAGGTCGCCGCCGCGTATTGGCCGCGCTCGATAAAGTTGGCTTGGCGGGCAAAGAAAAACTAAACCCGATTTCACTCTCCGGCGGTGAGCAGCAACGCCTGTGCATCGCGCGCGCCGTCGTGCATCGACCATCGATTTTGCTGGCCGATGAGCCCACAGCCAATCTGGATCGCGATTACGCGCACGATATTTTGGAATTATTCAAATCATTCCACCAAGTGGGCGTCACTTTGGTGATTTCCGCCCACGATGAATCGCTGATGGCCGATTATGGTCGTCGCATTTTGCGCCTCAAAAACGGCCAATTTACCGCTTAA